A stretch of Brachyhypopomus gauderio isolate BG-103 chromosome 3, BGAUD_0.2, whole genome shotgun sequence DNA encodes these proteins:
- the rab18a gene encoding ras-related protein Rab-18a, with amino-acid sequence MDEDVLATLKLLIIGESGVGKSSLLLRFTDDTFDPELGATIGVDFKVKTLAVDGNRAKLAIWDTAGQERFRTLTPSYYRGSQGVILVYDVTRRETFTKLNHWLKELEVHRTQNDLVKMLVGNKMDKDDREVDRNEGLAFARKHSMLFIEASAKTRDGVACAFEELVEKILQTPGLWESERKTRGIALTEHPRQPAGHRCYCSLL; translated from the exons ATGGACGAAGATGTACTGGCTACACTAAAATTACTGATTATTGGAGAAAGTGGAGTTGGAAAGTCCAG TCTTCTTCTGAGGTTTACGGATGACACGTTTGATCCAGAACTTGGAGCAACAATTG GTGTAGATTTCAAAGTGAAAACACTTGCTGTGGACGGGAACCGGGCAAAACTAGCTATATGG GACACAGCAGGCCAGGAGCGTTTTCGTACCTTAACCCCCAGCTACTACAGAGGAAGCCAGGGTGTCATATTGG TGTATGACGTCACGAGACGAGAGACGTTTACCAAGTTGAACCACTGGCTGAAGGAGCTGGAGGTACACCGCACCCAAAACGACCTCGTCAAGATGCTTGTGGGTAACAAGATGGATAAG GACGACAGGGAAGTGGACCGGAACGAAGGGCTCGCGTTTGCGAGGAAACACTCCATGCTGTTTATAG aggccAGTGCTAAGACACGAGATGGGGTCGCCTGTGCGTTTGAGGAGCTGGTGGAAAAGATCTTGCAGACTCCAGGCCtttgggagagtgagaggaaaacCAGAGGAATAGCCCTGACTGAACACCCTAGGCAGCCTGCTGGACATAGATGTTACTGctcactgctctaa